The genomic region TAGTACGATAGATACTGTTCTCAAATAAGAAATGCACCAGATTGGGGGGCGCCATATTGGCAATAGTTACCAGACTGCCCAGGTTCATCAGCAAACTGCCGTCACTATCCAGGACGAAGACTCTCCTGCCGGGCTGGGCCAGAGCCAGTCCCAGACCCAGAGACGAGGCCTTGCCCATTCCGTCGATTAACGGCAGGTCGAGGTCCAGGCTGGTGGATACCTGTGGCCATTCCCGGCTGGGAGTCATGGTAGTGATGACAATCGCCTTATTCCGGTAGCGGGAGATTACTCTCTGCGCTTCAAGACTGTCCAGCATGCTAACGGTACTCCCTGGCAATGAGGACGGCCACCGGCTTGCTGGTCTCCTGGGCTTCCCGGTAAGCTGTTGAGATATATTCCACGTCCTCGTCGGTCACCATCAAATAGTGCTTGATACTCCAGGCATCCAGCGTAGGTTCCAGCAAGATACCCGCGCAATCGGTCATCGGCATGTTGCGCCGCCAGCCCCGATAGCCGATAAGTAATAGCAGAGGGATTTTCAGGTCCAGGGCCAGACTGGCCACCGAATCCCCGGATTCAAAGAGACCGCTGTTCTGATGGAGCACCACTGGTCTCTTTCCCCCTAAAACAAGTCCGGCCGCGATGGCTATTGCCTCGCCCTCGCGGCATACCGGGATCAGGGTGATTTCCTGCTGGTCCATCATCGCTTCGTACATGAAGCGAGCTTCGCTATCAGGGAGCCAGACAATGTGGGTGATGCCACATTTCCTGAATTCATCGAAGACTCTGCTGGCAGTAAGCGACCCGGTGGTCATTGCTGGACTTCCTTTATCTTTGATGAGTGAGTTTAACATCTACCTGGAAGTGCGTCAAATATCGATTTAGACTCTCCAGCATCTTCTCCAGAGGGCTTCAGGATTTCCGGTTACTCCCGGCTCTGGATGGCGGTGGGGAGTAATGAGTGAGCGGGATTCTCTTCCAGCGCCGGTACAGGTAATAGATGATGAAGCCAATTACCATCCAGATAAGGCCCATCCAGCGACTGTATGGGTGAATGATGATAA from Dehalococcoidales bacterium harbors:
- a CDS encoding thiamine pyrophosphate-binding protein; this encodes MTTGSLTASRVFDEFRKCGITHIVWLPDSEARFMYEAMMDQQEITLIPVCREGEAIAIAAGLVLGGKRPVVLHQNSGLFESGDSVASLALDLKIPLLLLIGYRGWRRNMPMTDCAGILLEPTLDAWSIKHYLMVTDEDVEYISTAYREAQETSKPVAVLIAREYR
- a CDS encoding thiamine pyrophosphate-dependent enzyme, which translates into the protein MLDSLEAQRVISRYRNKAIVITTMTPSREWPQVSTSLDLDLPLIDGMGKASSLGLGLALAQPGRRVFVLDSDGSLLMNLGSLVTIANMAPPNLVHFLFENSIYRTTGGQTIPGAGKFSFIGLAREAGYNSVHEFDDLASLEDNIETVLNQAGPTFVCLKVPPLAERPPYPFLNTARAIPRFREAVQRPSP